Proteins co-encoded in one Salvia splendens isolate huo1 chromosome 4, SspV2, whole genome shotgun sequence genomic window:
- the LOC121797758 gene encoding heat shock 22 kDa protein, mitochondrial-like, with protein sequence MASSLALKRLLSSSRSLRPAASSRRFFNTNAVREYDHDADINRRVFSPFGLADVLSPFPRRSSLSQILNVMDQMMESPVSGGGRRSWDARETEEGLQLRVDMPGLGKEDVKVSVEQNRLIIRGEGKQESEEDESGRRYTSRIDLPEKLYKTDEIKAEMKNGVLKVFVPRIKEDHRNDVFHVNIE encoded by the coding sequence ATGGCTTCCTCTTTGGCTCTGAAAAGGCTCCTCTCTTCTTCCAGGTCGCTCCGCCCCGCCGCATCCTCTCGCCGCTTCTTCAACACCAACGCCGTACGCGAGTACGACCACGACGCCGATATCAACCGCCGCGTCTTCTCCCCCTTCGGCTTGGCAGATGTGCTGAGTCCGTTCCCAAGGAGGAGCAGTCTGAGCCAGATTCTGAACGTGATGGACCAGATGATGGAGTCGCCGGTGAGTGGAGGCGGTAGGAGGAGCTGGGACGCGAGGGAGACGGAGGAGGGACTGCAGCTGCGTGTGGACATGCCAGGATTAGGGAAGGAGGACGTGAAGGTGTCGGTGGAGCAGAACAGGCTGATAATTAGAGGCGAGGGGAAGCAAGAGAGCGAGGAGGATGAGAGTGGGAGGAGGTATACAAGCAGGATCGATCTGCCGGAGAAGCTGTACAAGACGGATGAGATCAAGGCGGAGATGAAGAACGGTGTGCTCAAGGTGTTCGTGCCTAGGATCAAGGAGGACCACAGGAATGAT